In the genome of Burkholderia sp. PAMC 26561, the window ATGGCGGCGCCATCATGATCTCGGGCCCGGGCGAGACAAATCCGGCTGCGGTCGTCGCGATGGCAAAGAACGCCGGCATGAATGTGACTGCGGCGCCGGGCGCGCAGCAACAGCCCGTCGCGCAACCGATGGGAACACCGAGCCCGCGTGGTTACGCCCGCGCTGTGAACGGCGCCAACGCCGCCATGCGCGCCGCAGCGCTCGCCCTCGATGCCCGCGCCGACGCCGCCGATGCGTCTTCCTCTGCGGGCGATTCGAGCGGCATGATCGTGATCCCGGGGAATGGCGAGGCAAAACCCGCGCAACCCAGACTGGCGATGACGCCGAGCCAGAGCACGTCCCAAAGCACGTCCCCAAGCGCGCCGCAAGGCCTGCCAGCCAGCGGCATGATCGAGATTCCCGGCAACGGCGAACCGTCCGCGCACGCTGCTATTAGTAATAGTGCGGCGGCGCCCCGGCCGATCCAGAAGGTGGCGGTATCGGCGAGAGATGTGACGCCGGTGATCGTACAGGCCGACGATGCCGCGAAGCAGGACGCCGTGGTGCCGAACCGTATCGCCACGCGCGGTTTTCAGGCACGGCCGATTGCCGCCGCGCCTGCCGTGCCGGTTACGGGCGGGATGATGGCTGTATCGATGCGTCCGGCCGCGCCCATCCGCGCCCCGCTCGCACCCGCCGCCGCAACGCCTCAAGGCGCGCAGCCCTCGCAGGATGGCGACTCCATCCGTGCCGCCGCGCTTGCGTTCCTGCAGCAGGAAGCCGCCGGATTACCCGGCAAAGCCGATATCACCGTGACGCCCGTGTTCCCGCGGGGCCTCGCGCCCTGCTCCACGCTCGAACCATTCATGCCGCCAGGCGCGCGACTCTGGGGCCGCACCACAGTTGGCGTGCGCTGCACGGGCGAGCGGCCGTGGACGCTTTATCTGCAAGCGCGGGTCTCGCTGCAGGCAACTTACTATCTGGCCGCCCGCGCCATGGTGCCCGGCGAAGTGCTGAGCGCCGCCGACCTGACCGCCCGCGATGGCGACATTACGTCGATGCCGCAAGCCATCGTCACCGATCCGTCGCAGGCCATCGGCGCGGTGACCTTGTCGCGGATCGTCGCCGGCTTGCCGCTGCGCACCGACATGCTGCGCGGCGCCAGTTCAATCGCAATTGGATCGTCGGTGCATGTGGTGACGAGCGGCGCCGGGTTTTCGATATCCGCGGAAGGCAGCGCCATGAACAACGCCGCGCCTGGCCAGCAAGTTCGTGTGAAAACGGCTGGGGGACAGATCATTACGGGGATCGTGAAGGACAGTTCGACCGTCGAAGTCCAGTTGTAGAAGCCGGGCTTGAGCGGCTTATGTGGGGTAACCCTCACTTGTTGCACTTTGTTTCAATTAGCTGGAAGCCTTGTGGGATAAGGCGTTCCAGCCGATGTAACCCGGCAGCGGGTGGTCCGGCAGGCGCAAGGGGTTAAGTTTTTACACCGCTTCGCCGATAAAAGGATCACATCGTCAGGGAAGACCATCGTGAAAATCGATTCCAGCAACACCAGCCAGATCGCAGCATTGCAGGAAGCTGCGCAACAACGTGCGGCGCAAGCCGAATCGCAAACGCCGGGCACCACCAACGGACCTCAGGCCACCACCAGCGTCACGGGCGGCTCGAATTCCACGGTGAGCTTGTCGGCTTTGTCGACGGATTTGCGTACGTCGAGCAGCGCCGACATCGACACGGCGAAAGTCGCGGCGATCAAGGCATCGATCGCGGACGGCAGCTACAAGGCCGATTCGAGCAAGATCGCCGACGGCATCTTGTCCAGCGCGAGCGAGTTGTTGAAGACGCAATCCCCGCCGACCGGCGGCTGAGCACGACGTCGCTTTACAGGCGGCGACGCAGCGCCGGGCGGCTTTATTGACCTTGGCACCGCCATTTGGCGCGGGCCGGAGTTTTTAGCGAGTCGCCCATGAAAGACGCTTTGCTTGCCACTGTTACGGAAGAAATCGCCGCTGTAGAGGCGTTTGAATCGCTGCTTGCCTACGAAGAGAGGGCGCTCACGGCTGCATCGCCGCTTGAGACGCTGCCTTCGATCATCGAACAAAAGGTTGCGTTGACCGGGCAGATCGCCGTGCTCGAACGCCGGCGCGATGAGCAGCTCGGCGCGCTGGGCCTGGCCGCGGGGTTTGCGGGCATGGAACAAGCCGTTATTGGCGATGAAGCCTTGATTGCCCGCTGGCAGGAGTTGCTGGACGTGGCCGGGCGGGCGAAGCGCAGCAATAACAATAACGGCGTGCTGATCCGTACTCGCATGGAGTACAACCGGACGGCGCTGGCGGCGCTGACCATTGCGCCGGTGAAGTCAGCGTTTTATGGGCCGGATGGGCGGGTGCCGGGGGTACTGGGGCTTTAAAAGGGGCTTTAAAAAGCCTGGCGCAATCTCAAGAGCGATCAAGCCAGGCGATGGGTCTGCAACCAGTCGCGCAGCGCATCATTCATGCGTGTTTGCCAACCGTCGCCGGTCGCCTTGAACTTGTCCACGATGTCCGCATCGTAGCGAACAGTCAACTGAACCTTGGGTGTCTCGGCACGTGGCCGGCCGCGCGCACCCAGGCGCTTCATTTTCTTGAAGTCCTCCCCAGGAACTTCATAGGTATCCGGATCGGCGGCGATACCACGATTGATCGCTGCGTCTTCCTCGTCGGTCGGCATGATGATCTTAGGTTTGTTCGACATAGCTTTTCACCTCTCGCTTGTTCGCCTTACGCATGCTGATGATGTGCATTGCGTCGCCGCGCTGCGTGAAGACCACGCAATAAAGTCGTTCGCTGATCACCCCGAACCCGACTTCTCGCAACTCTTTATAGTCTCTGCGGGTGTCGACATAAAACATCACGTCCGACCACTCGAATTGTCTTGCCTGATCTAGCCCAACCCCATGCTTTTCCATGTTGCTGGCGCTCTTGGCGGCGTCAAATGTGATGTCCATTCGATTAATTGTAGTTACATTTAATCGGCAGCGCAAGTATCACTTGCAGCACGTCATCGCCCGAATTACCCCCCTTTCCCCGCCCTGATCAGCCAATGGTCACGGTCAGCTTTTCGCAATAATCGCTTCACTGGATCAGAAGCTCAGGTCTTCATCGAAGGCCGGCTGACCGGAGTGCAGCGACGTGGCAGAAGAAAGCGATCTCGAAAAGACCGAATCAGCAACTCCCAAGCGCCTCGATAAGGCGCGGGAGGAAGGTCAGGTCGCGCGCTCACGGGAACTGGCTTCGTTTGCGCTGTTATCGGCGGGATTCTTTGGCGTCTATGGCATGTCCGGGCCGATCAACCAGCATCTGCAGTCCATCCTGCGCGGCGCGCTCACGTTCAACCACAACACCGTACTCGATACCAACCAGATGCTGATCGGCGCAGCAGCAGCCGGCAAGGAAGGTTTCTTCGCCCTCTTTCCCGTGCTCGCGCTGACCGCACTCGCCGCCGTCATTGCGCCCATGGCGCTCGGCGGGTGGCTTCTCACCACCAAACCGCTCTCTCCGAACTTCGGCCGGCTTAATCCAATCAGCGGACTGGGCAAGATCTTCTCGTCGCAAGGGCCTATCGCGCTCGGCATGTCCATTCTGAAGACGCTGGTTGTCGGCGGGCTTGCCGGCTGGGCGATGTGGCATCGGAAAGAAGAAGTGCTCGGTCTCGTGACAAAGCCGCTGAGCCTCGCCCTCGCCGATGCCATGCACCTGATCGTGGTGTGCTGCGGCATGGCGATCGCGGGCTTGTTCCTGGTCGCCGCGCTCGATGTCCCCTACCAACTCTGGACGCATGCCAAGAAGCTGCGCATGAGCAAAGAGGAAGTGAAGCGTGAACATCGTGAAAGCGATGGCGATCCGCACGTCAAGGGACGCATTCGTGCGCAGCAACGTGCAGCCGCGCGCCGCCGGATGATGACGGCAATCCCCACGGCCGATGTGATCGTGACGAACCCGACGCACTTCGCCGTCGCGCTCAAATACGCCGATGGCGAAATGCGCGCACCGAAGGTCGTTGCGAAGGGTGTGAACCTCGTGGCGGCACGCATCCGCGAACTTGGGCGCGAGCACAACATTCCGCTGCTCGAAGCGCCGCCGCTCGCTCGCGCGCTTTATCACAACGTCGAGATCAATCGCGAAATTCCGGGCGCGCTTTACGGCGCGGTCGCGCAGGTTCTGGCATGGGTGTATCAGTTGCGCAAGTTCAAGGAAAACGGTGGCGAGCGGCCGGACGAACCGGACAACCTCGAGGTTCCCCCGGAACTCGATAAAGGCAGCGTCCCCGAATCCGAAGCCGATCAGGAAGCTGCAGAAGCGCTGGCTGAAGAAGCCGCTAAAAACGAATCAGTCAAAGGAAGCAAAGCATGAACGCGCGCGCCGGATTTTTCTCGAAGCGTCCTGAGGCGTTGGGAACGCAGAACTTGAGGGCGCTGGCCGGGCCGGTGCTGATCTGCATGATCCTCGGCATGATGATCTTGCCGTTGCCGGCGTTCCTGCTCGACTTGCTGTTCACGTTCAACATCGCGCTTTCCGTGATGGTGCTGCTTGTCAGCATGTACACGCAAAAGCCGCTCGACTTCGCCGCGTTCCCTGCGGTGCTGCTGTTCTCCACGTTGCTGCGGTTGTCGCTGAACGTGGCATCGACGCGAATCGTGTTGCTGGAAGGCCATACCGGTCCCGATGCCGCCGGCCAGGTCATCGAATCGTTCGGCCACTTCCTCGTGGGCGGCAACTTCGCGGTCGGTATCGTCGTGTTCGTGATCCTGATGATCATCAACTTCATGGTGATCACCAAGGGTGCGGGACGGATTGCGGAAGTCGGCGCGCGCTTCACGCTCGATGCAATGCCGGGCAAGCAGATGGCAATCGATGCCGACCTGAACGCCGGCCTCATCAACGAAGATCAGGCGCGCAAACGCCGCGTGCAGGTCGCGCAAGAAGCCGAGTTCTACGGTTCGATGGACGGCGCGAGCAAGTTCGTTCGCGGCGATGCAATCGCCGGTTTGCTGATCATGGTGATCAATATCGTGGGCGGGTTGATCGTCGGGATGTTGCAGCACGACATGGACTTCGCGCACGCCGCCACCAACTACACGCTGCTGACCATCGGCGATGGTCTCGTCGCGCAGATTCCGTCACTGATCATTTCGACGGCCGCCGGCGTGATCGTGTCGCGCGTAGCGACCGAAGAAGACATTGGTACGCAATTGACCGGGCAGTTGTTCAGCAACCCGCGCGTGCTGATGATCACGGGCGTGATCATCGGGGTCATGGGGTTGATTCCGGGCATGCCGCATTTCGCGTTCTTGCTGCTTGGCGGCGGTCTTGTCTATGCCGCACGCACGATGAACCA includes:
- the flgA gene encoding flagellar basal body P-ring formation chaperone FlgA gives rise to the protein MHSFAAPDRQTATRRPQTDGSTSDTAWRLNAVACGLALAFAAMPAHAQQNGGAIMISGPGETNPAAVVAMAKNAGMNVTAAPGAQQQPVAQPMGTPSPRGYARAVNGANAAMRAAALALDARADAADASSSAGDSSGMIVIPGNGEAKPAQPRLAMTPSQSTSQSTSPSAPQGLPASGMIEIPGNGEPSAHAAISNSAAAPRPIQKVAVSARDVTPVIVQADDAAKQDAVVPNRIATRGFQARPIAAAPAVPVTGGMMAVSMRPAAPIRAPLAPAAATPQGAQPSQDGDSIRAAALAFLQQEAAGLPGKADITVTPVFPRGLAPCSTLEPFMPPGARLWGRTTVGVRCTGERPWTLYLQARVSLQATYYLAARAMVPGEVLSAADLTARDGDITSMPQAIVTDPSQAIGAVTLSRIVAGLPLRTDMLRGASSIAIGSSVHVVTSGAGFSISAEGSAMNNAAPGQQVRVKTAGGQIITGIVKDSSTVEVQL
- the flgM gene encoding flagellar biosynthesis anti-sigma factor FlgM, yielding MKIDSSNTSQIAALQEAAQQRAAQAESQTPGTTNGPQATTSVTGGSNSTVSLSALSTDLRTSSSADIDTAKVAAIKASIADGSYKADSSKIADGILSSASELLKTQSPPTGG
- a CDS encoding flagella synthesis protein FlgN yields the protein MKDALLATVTEEIAAVEAFESLLAYEERALTAASPLETLPSIIEQKVALTGQIAVLERRRDEQLGALGLAAGFAGMEQAVIGDEALIARWQELLDVAGRAKRSNNNNGVLIRTRMEYNRTALAALTIAPVKSAFYGPDGRVPGVLGL
- a CDS encoding BrnA antitoxin family protein, translated to MSNKPKIIMPTDEEDAAINRGIAADPDTYEVPGEDFKKMKRLGARGRPRAETPKVQLTVRYDADIVDKFKATGDGWQTRMNDALRDWLQTHRLA
- a CDS encoding BrnT family toxin, yielding MDITFDAAKSASNMEKHGVGLDQARQFEWSDVMFYVDTRRDYKELREVGFGVISERLYCVVFTQRGDAMHIISMRKANKREVKSYVEQT
- the flhB gene encoding flagellar biosynthesis protein FlhB produces the protein MAEESDLEKTESATPKRLDKAREEGQVARSRELASFALLSAGFFGVYGMSGPINQHLQSILRGALTFNHNTVLDTNQMLIGAAAAGKEGFFALFPVLALTALAAVIAPMALGGWLLTTKPLSPNFGRLNPISGLGKIFSSQGPIALGMSILKTLVVGGLAGWAMWHRKEEVLGLVTKPLSLALADAMHLIVVCCGMAIAGLFLVAALDVPYQLWTHAKKLRMSKEEVKREHRESDGDPHVKGRIRAQQRAAARRRMMTAIPTADVIVTNPTHFAVALKYADGEMRAPKVVAKGVNLVAARIRELGREHNIPLLEAPPLARALYHNVEINREIPGALYGAVAQVLAWVYQLRKFKENGGERPDEPDNLEVPPELDKGSVPESEADQEAAEALAEEAAKNESVKGSKA